From one Planococcus citri chromosome 3, ihPlaCitr1.1, whole genome shotgun sequence genomic stretch:
- the LOC135840461 gene encoding uncharacterized protein LOC135840461, with product MNSIQNKNQCFTPALQSRRSLNELTPYKDRYLPSLENSPARAPTLKKSTIGQYKPDTNSKWYQQPKIPVQLNSSTLIRRKTNTNSSLDNVVRKESNNQLALNALTFLKREQRASDLVNEKYEIVPKGMLPFDKSSYIKGVLSKIVSSGDNASLQGEKSGQRPSANPSGDGVDQSGIYHRVSALSINDLKSGCNVKYFEEVSFQAKTSSSSLKKHDIETEVVKKLENVRATMTQCTREWTMKPAESEFMSKFTASRQITSNQNDTSDYIDDNNNDDDGKEVKSKNEVVIKKKNKKNKKPVVVTCLKNSTVKYVKRK from the coding sequence ATGAATTCCATTCAGaataaaaaccagtgtttcACTCCAGCTCTCCAATCACGAAGATCATTAAACGAATTGACACCATACAAAGATCGTTATCTACCATCTTTGGAAAATTCTCCAGCCCGAGCACCTACGCTAAAAAAATCTACAATAGGTCAATACAAGCCAGACACGAACAGTAAATGGTACCAACAGCCAAAAATCCCTGTGCAATTGAACTCGTCTACATTAATACGTAGAAAAACGAATACAAATTCTAGTTTGGATAACGTGGTACGAAAGGAATCAAATAATCAACTGGCCTTGAACGCTTTAACGTTCTTGAAACGCGAACAACGTGCTAGCGATTTGGTAAACGAAAAGTACGAGATTGTGCCTAAAGGTATGTTACCCTTTGATAAAAGTTCGTATATTAAAGGGGTTCTTTCTAAAATCGTCTCGAGTGGCGACAATGCTTCGTTACAAGGAGAAAAATCGGGCCAGCGTCCGTCAGCTAATCCATCTGGGGATGGTGTTGATCAAAGTGGAATTTATCATCGTGTCTCGGCGTTAAGtataaatgatttgaaatctGGCTGCaatgtgaaatatttcgaaGAGGTTTCATTTCAGGCTAAAACCTCTTCTTCGTCTTTGAAAAAACACGACATCGAAACCGAAGTTGTAAAGAAATTGGAGAATGTACGAGCAACGATGACACAATGTACTCGAGAGTGGACGATGAAGCCGGCCGAATCCGAATTCATGTCTAAATTTACCGCATCGCGTCAAATTACGAGTAATCAAAATGATACCAGCGATTATATCGACGATAATAATAACGACGATGATGGTAAAGAAGTTAAATCAAAAAACGAAGTAgtgattaagaaaaaaaataaaaagaataaaaaacctGTTGTGGTTACTTGTTTAAAAAATAGCACCGTTAAATATgtaaaaaggaaataa